In Citrus sinensis cultivar Valencia sweet orange chromosome 4, DVS_A1.0, whole genome shotgun sequence, one DNA window encodes the following:
- the LOC102625750 gene encoding GDSL esterase/lipase At5g03610-like — MAQRTLFTSLLIFLCLILFTEAHALIIGGKLQLHRHDHHSRRRHHHEHSSDLKLFVFGDSYADTGNCRNSVPGPYGITFPGKPAGRFSDGRVLTDYIAPYLGTKSPVSYKNWRKSGKRSQLKYGMNFAHGGTGVFNTLVDEPNMTTQVKFFQQLLEEKVFTKHDLNSSVALVSLAGNDYATYLVKNNSDLQGFPGLTKSIIGQLAMNLKLILDLGVPKIAVTSMEPMGCLPQLSAVSSYENCSESLNSASKFHNQLLEQEILQNFNNESKRPVIFTLDLYGAFMSALMKKENHSGNVKLKTSLQPCCAGVSKDYLCGNVDKSGKKRYIVCENPKLSFFWDNIHPSQNGWHAVFSELQSSLRIIRE; from the exons TCTTTTTGTGTCTTATATTGTTTACAG AAGCCCATGCACTGATCATCGGAGGAAAACTGCAGCTACATAGGCATGATCATCATAGTCGTCGTCGTCATCATCATGAACACAGCTCTGATCTGAAGCTTTTTGTATTCGGAGACTCGTATGCTGATACCGGCAACTGCAGAAATAGTGTCCCCGGACCGTATGGCATTACTTTTCCCGGTAAACCGGCCGGTCGCTTTTCTGATGGCCGTGTCTTGACTGACTATATAG CTCCATATTTGGGCACAAAATCTCCCGTAAGTTACAAAAATTGGAGAAAATCAGGGAAGAGATCACAGCTAAAATATGGCATGAACTTTGCACATGGTGGAACAGGTGTCTTCAACACATTGGTGGATGAACCAAACATGACTACGCAAGTCAAGTTTTTTCAACAGCTACTGGAAGAAAAAGTCTTCACCAAACACGACCTTAATTCTTCCGTGGCTCTAGTATCTCTTGCAGGCAATGACTACGCCACTTATCTTGTCAAAAATAATTCAGATTTACAG GGTTTTCCAGGGTTAACAAAATCTATAATTGGACAACTAGCAATGAACCTGAAGCTTATTCTTGACTTGGGAGTGCCAAAGATAGCAGTTACTTCTATGGAGCCAATGGGATGCTTGCCTCAGTTATCAGCCGTCTCTTCATATGAAAATTGCAGTGAAAGCTTGAATTCAGCCTCCAAGTTTCACAACCAGCTATTGGAGCAAGAAATATTGCAAAATTTCAACAATGAGAGCAAGAGGCCCGTCATTTTTACTCTTGATCTCTATGGCGCTTTCATGTCTGcattaatgaagaaagaaaaccaTTCAG GAAATGTGAAGTTAAAGACCTCATTGCAGCCATGTTGTGCGGGTGTCAGCAAAGATTATTTATGTGGGAATGTAGATAAGAGTGGCAAGAAGAGATACATTGTTTGCGAAAACCCTAAGTTGTCATTCTTTTGGGACAACATACACCCTTCCCAGAATGGCTGGCATGCTGTTTTTTCTGAACTTCAATCTTCCCTCCGAATCATCCGCGAATAG